In Pyrus communis chromosome 8, drPyrComm1.1, whole genome shotgun sequence, one genomic interval encodes:
- the LOC137742900 gene encoding uncharacterized protein produces the protein MVLILSLLFQTPLRKLVIVGLDRSKQGRGPLVAKSVGGTILVFFSSTIYSVFSVQKRLTETGFVNPTDEVLMAHRLLEASLIGVSLFLAMVIDRLHYYIKELHLLRKRVEEVKNLKKDQEHRETTAPAQVKKATQMIDKAAES, from the exons ATGGTATTGATTCTGAGCCTTTTGTTCCAAACCCCTCTGAGGAAGTTGGTGATCGTGGGGTTAGATCGATCGAAGCAAGGGCGAGGGCCATTGGTGGCGAAGAGCGTGGGAGGAACCATTCTCGTCTTCTTTAGCTCCACCATATATAGTGTATTCAGTGTTCAGAAACGTTTAACAGAGACAGGCTTTGTCAATCCAACAGATGAGGTTCTTATGGCACATCGTCTCCTAGAAGCATCTCTCATTG GGGTTTCCTTATTCCTGGCAATGGTTATAGATAGACTACACTACTATATCAAAGAGCTCCATCTGCTCCGAAAACGCGTCGAAGAAGTGAAGAATCTGAAAAAGGACCAAGAGCACAGGGAAACTACTGCTCCTGCACAAGTGAAGAAAGCCACACAGATGATAGATAAGGCAGCCGAAAGCTGA